From the Falco biarmicus isolate bFalBia1 chromosome 19, bFalBia1.pri, whole genome shotgun sequence genome, one window contains:
- the S100A10 gene encoding protein S100-A10: MPSQMEHAMETLMFTFHKYAGDKNHLGKEDLRALMEKEFPGFLENQQDPMALDKIMKDLDQCRDGKVGFQGFFSLVAGLTIACNDYFVLHMKQKGRK; this comes from the exons ATGCCGTCCCAGATGGAGCACGCCATGGAGACCCTCATGTTCACCTTCCACAAGTACGCGGGTGACAAGAACCACCTGGGCAAGGAGGACCTGCGGGCGCTGATGGAGAAGGAGTTCCCCGGCTTCCTGGAG AACCAGCAGGACCCGATGGCCCTGGACAAGATCATGAAGGACCTGGACCAGTGCCGGGATGGCAAGGTGGGCTTCCAGGGCTTCTTCTCGCTGGTGGCCGGGCTCACCATCGCCTGCAACGACTACTTTGTCCTGCACATGAAGCAGAAGGGCAGGAAGTGA